One genomic region from Opisthocomus hoazin isolate bOpiHoa1 unplaced genomic scaffold, bOpiHoa1.hap1 HAP1_SCAFFOLD_161, whole genome shotgun sequence encodes:
- the CCDC9 gene encoding LOW QUALITY PROTEIN: coiled-coil domain-containing protein 9 (The sequence of the model RefSeq protein was modified relative to this genomic sequence to represent the inferred CDS: deleted 3 bases in 2 codons): DGLHEKNPVRNFLDDPRRSGPFQDADRKDGSRRHVRNWGGPDFDKVKAGMEREKTWQGPGRRSSPKAGGPLDMTLSMTGRERAEYVRWKKEREQIDRERLARHRNPTGQWRREWDAEKSDSMFKEGSAAAPGSEAGGGEETRRPPPKAPTFGEFLSPRRAQRRKKSRGRGVGSKPYSMHDNRWEEKELPAPSEEAESRKAEEAASGTLPQPPPSLSPEEDEDQWEDVSEEEEEEEGGSPGSSSEDEAPRSASPKAQRPPKLRGPPSAAAAAPEWGAGTPPEPLLPRGRPPAHLGLGRGDGPGLSPQQPGGGSPLGSHCPQVARGFRRDSRPEPCGDGWAPPGGAEPFGPPLWGSNEAEHGARGSGGEPGEGRDARSRGGGPRHGGDHGLRAGRPSAPTSSRGPAVTRVSPAVTATARSEPPALSPGSAAAAGEDPGERLGGRAAGETPSLRLRKRPAAARGEPAFAQPPSFCSWGGGGVSPPGGRCGSSWGVG, translated from the exons gatGGGCTTCATGAGAAGAACCCGGTGCGTAACTTCTTGGACGAC CCGCGCCGCAGCGGCCCCTTCCAGGATGCCGATCGCAAGGAC GGAAGTCGGCGCCACGTCCGAAACTGGGGGGGCCCCGATTTCGACAAGGTCAAGGCGGGGATGGAGCGCGAGAAGACCTGGCAGGGCCCC GGCCGCCGCTCCAGCCCGAAAGCCGGCGGGCCGCTGGACATGACGCTCTCCATGACGGGCCGGGAACGAGCCGAGTACGTGCGTTGGAAAAAGGAACGGGAGCAGATCGACCGGGAGCGCCTGGCGCGGCACCGCAACCCCACCGGGCAGTGGCGGCGGGAGTGGGACGCCGAGAAATCCGACAGCAT GTTCAAGGAGGGCTCCGCGGCGGCGCCCGGCTCGgaagccggcggcggggaggaaacccgccgcccccctcccaaAGCTCCCACTTTCGGGGAGTTCCTCTCCCCGCGGCGCGCCCAGCGGAGGAAGAAGAGCCGGGGCCGCGGCGTGGGGAGCAAGCCCTACAg catGCACGATAACCGGTGGGAGGAGAAGGAGCTGCCGGCGCCGAGCGAGGAAGCCGAGAGCCGGAAG GCGGAGGAAGCAGCGAGCGGgaccctcccgcagccccccccttCCCTGAGCCCCGAGGAGGATGAGGACCAGTGGGAAGACGtcagcgaggaggaggaagaggaggaaggcggcAGCCCGGGGTCGTCGAGCGAGGACGAAGCCCCCCGCAGTGCGTCCCCCAAAGCCCAGCGTCCCCCCAAACTGCGCGGGCCCCCCAgcgccgcggcggccgccccaGAGTGGGGGGCCGGCACCCCCCCCGAGCCCCTTCTCCCCCGTGGAAGGCCACCAGCCCATCTCGGACTGGGGCGAGGAGATGGACCTGGCctctccccgcagcagccgggggGAGGGTCCCCTCTCGGCTCCCACTGTCCCCAAGTCGCGAGGGGCTTCCGGAGAGACTCCAG gcctGAGCCCTGTGGAGACGGCTGGGCCCCCCCGGGGGGTGCAGAGCCCTTCGGACCCCCCCTGTGGGGAAGCAACGAGGCCGAACACGGAGCGCGAGGCagcggcggggagcccggcgaAGGACGGGACGCAAG gagccGCGGCGGTGGCCCCCGGCACGGTGGAGATCACGGACTTCGCGCGG GACGGCCAAGTGCCCCGACGTCCTCACGCGGCCCCGCTGTCACCCGGGTCTCTCCCGCCGTGACCGCCACAGCTCGCTCGGAACC CCCGGCGCTGtccccggggagcgcggccgcagcCGGCGAGGACCCAGGTGAGCGGCTGGGGGGGCGCGCGGCGGGCGAGACCCCCTCCCTTCGCCTCCGGAAACGCCCAGCGGCGGCGCGGGGAGAGCCGGCCTTCGCCCAGCCCCCGTCCTTCTgctcatgggggggggggggggtctccccgcCCGGAGGTCGCTGCGGCTCCTCTTGGGGCGTTGGGTGA